Part of the Spinacia oleracea cultivar Varoflay chromosome 5, BTI_SOV_V1, whole genome shotgun sequence genome, ATAGAATGCCCAAGAAAACAGCGAAAGCTTGCCAAATTTCATCATAAAGTCCCGCATCTTTGATTGATTGGATAAATATCTCGTCAACCTGAACCAGAAAACCTTTATGTtaacacaatttttttatttttttggcaaataaacgTAAACTTTTAATTACCAAAAGGTGGGGGTATGTAAACACAAATTTATTGTCAATTGAAGGGAATAATATATGTTTACCTGTCGAAGAATTTCCAAATGATTTCCTTCAGTAACATCACCAAGAACACGCACAGCGAGCCCTGGTCCTGGAAATGGGTGACGCTTCAAAAAACCCTCAGGGATATCCAAGATCTTCCCCAATGCCCGTACCTACCAAAAAAGAGAACACGGAAtaccaaaaattataaaaattataccAAAATACAATACTTTTTCAGACCAAGGGGTACAAATTCAAACCTCGTCcttaaataaaagttttaaggGTTCAATGAGCTTCAACTTCATGTCCTTCGGAAGTCCACCAACATTATGATGACTCTTGATGGTGTGCGAATGATTTCTTCCACTTCCAGGAGGTGGGCAGGATTCAATAACATCTGGATATAGAGTTCCTTGTACTAAGTAAACAGGTTTCTTCCCCAATTTTTTCTCCAGTTCTTGTGCAAATTCATCAAAAATACAAATGAATTCTTTTCCAATTATCTTCCTTTTCGTCTCAGGGTCTGCAACACCCTTCATTTTGCTAAGAAATTGCTCGGTTGCATCAACACAAGTTACAGGGAGGTGAAGGTGTTCCTTAAAGGTACTCATCACACGCTCTTGCTCCTTATACCTACAAAAACAAGATACAAAATAATACGATCAAACAATCCTGCTTCTAGAATCTTCTACAACTTTCTTAGTACAGTAATTTCCTCTCattcaaaacttatttttagtCAGGTTTGAGATATCTCACCTTAACAAGCCATTATCTACAAAGATACAATGAAGTCTGTCTCCTATGGCCCTGTGAACAAGGGTAGCAGCAACAGTGGAATCCACGCCACCAGATAAAGCACAAATGACATGATCATCAGTGCCTACGGTTTCCTTAATAACTTTAATTTCTTCATTCAATACATCCTCCATATTCCAGTCTGCATTGATCCCACAAACATCAAAGAGAAAGTAGCGCAATGTCTTTATTCCTTGAGGCGAATGTGTAACCTAAATATGTCAAACAACCTTGTTAAGAACTTCAATTCACAACTACCAAAAATTAATGGGAAATTCTCTTTGGTAGTAATGAACTTTGGCAAATTCTCAATGGTAGCAAAAATTTTGCCAAATCCTTCCAAATAGCtttgcttttcaaaattttctcTCAAGTAACATTAGTTTTATAATTAGcacttaattttttaaaaaaatagcaACTGATTAATAGAAAATTAACCTAATAAAAAGAAGTTATGAATAAAATTTTACAAGCTTAATTTGTATCCCAAAAATCTAAGTAATCCAACTAACACAACAACAACCGTTCGTTTCATCTTAATCTTCAACCCCACTTCTTAAATCAAGAAAATCAATCTAAATTTTAGCTAACATAGTGGGTTGAAATTTTTATACTATACTGATAAACTTTTGGAGGAAAATTTCAATTGCTACTGATAAACTTTTGGGGGGAAATCTTCTTCATTTCTTTGCAGATTTCTGCTGGACTTATTCTTCCagtttctattttcttttttattttacttttcttGGTTCTGACTTCCATGCTTTTTgatgttttcatttttttcctcCTCGTTGAATTTCTGAATTAATCtctgtttctctctttctttgGAGCTGCAAATTCCCTCAATTGGCTAACATAAATCGTTTTTTGTAATTTAAGTTTTTAACCGCTTTCAATAATCTTATGCATTCACACTGTTGCTGCTTCCTTTGATATCTGTTGTtgtcaaaaaaaattacatgttCTCTTATTAATGTTACTCTGTAATTATTTGTCAAGATTACTTGCATTTCCTACTGTTCTAAGTTCCTTCAAATCCAATTATCCTAACCTGCAACAAAAGGCTTGTTCTTTAGGATCTTAATCTTCATCTTAATTAGTTGCC contains:
- the LOC110782855 gene encoding uncharacterized protein, producing the protein MEAQKVKSDLVLILDFGSQYTHLITRRIRALSVFSLCISGTSPLKAITDLNPRVIILSGGPHSVHAPDAPVFCDGFIEYVEKNGIHVLGICYGLQLIVQKLGGLVKIGEKQEYGKMNIEVISENSSFFGNWIKGDKQDVWMSHGDEVSKLPDGFKVVAVSQQGAVAAIENPSRKFYGLQYHPEVTHSPQGIKTLRYFLFDVCGINADWNMEDVLNEEIKVIKETVGTDDHVICALSGGVDSTVAATLVHRAIGDRLHCIFVDNGLLRYKEQERVMSTFKEHLHLPVTCVDATEQFLSKMKGVADPETKRKIIGKEFICIFDEFAQELEKKLGKKPVYLVQGTLYPDVIESCPPPGSGRNHSHTIKSHHNVGGLPKDMKLKLIEPLKLLFKDEVRALGKILDIPEGFLKRHPFPGPGLAVRVLGDVTEGNHLEILRQVDEIFIQSIKDAGLYDEIWQAFAVFLGILSVGVQGDQRTHSHVVSLRAVTSQDGMTADWYRFDSEFLDQVSRKITNNVRGVNRVTLDITSKPPSTIEWE